The Nitrospirota bacterium genome contains a region encoding:
- a CDS encoding NAD(P)-binding domain-containing protein has translation MLTSIISPLVIVVVVGIYVAHQSKRSRKNIRKIGKAREYGTHEPVHIHPFVDPGVCIGSGACVMACPEKDILGLVNGRSSLINSSHCIGHGACAAACPVGAIRLVFGTETRGVDIPYVTPKFETNMKGIFIVGELGGMGLIRNAVTQGREVIEYMSCMLRSGEKKRDNVLDVLIVGAGPAGISASLAALKHKLKFVTVEQEDIGGTVFQYPRHKIVMTAPMELPMHGKVKVRETTKEALLELWMQVIQKTGLKIRTKEKMTDIKQDDDGYKIFTTKGEYLSRTIVLAIGRRGTPRKLAVPGENLPKVSYRLLDAEQHKNQHLLVVGGGDSAVEAAMALSDQPGNKVILSYRGEAFGRIKPMNKERLDQRVGKKSIEVILNSNVKEISEKMIKIAVKDDIKEIRNDYVYIFAGGELPNEFLSKIGVRIDKRFGT, from the coding sequence ATGCTGACGTCAATTATTTCACCGTTGGTAATAGTTGTTGTTGTGGGAATATATGTAGCTCACCAAAGCAAACGGAGCCGGAAAAATATCAGGAAAATAGGCAAGGCCAGGGAATATGGTACACACGAGCCGGTACATATTCACCCCTTTGTTGATCCCGGAGTATGTATAGGCAGCGGGGCGTGTGTTATGGCATGTCCTGAAAAGGATATACTGGGTCTTGTAAATGGACGTTCAAGCCTTATCAATTCCTCACACTGTATAGGACATGGTGCATGTGCCGCAGCCTGTCCGGTTGGTGCAATCAGACTTGTATTTGGCACTGAGACGCGCGGAGTGGATATCCCGTATGTAACACCTAAATTTGAGACTAATATGAAAGGGATCTTCATCGTTGGCGAGCTTGGGGGGATGGGGCTGATCAGGAATGCCGTAACGCAGGGCCGTGAGGTAATTGAATATATGTCCTGCATGCTTCGCAGCGGGGAGAAGAAGCGGGATAATGTACTTGATGTTTTGATTGTTGGGGCAGGTCCCGCCGGCATATCTGCATCCCTGGCGGCCTTAAAGCATAAGCTTAAATTCGTTACTGTTGAGCAGGAGGATATCGGCGGTACAGTTTTTCAATATCCCCGGCATAAGATTGTTATGACCGCGCCGATGGAACTGCCCATGCATGGAAAGGTCAAAGTACGGGAAACAACCAAGGAGGCCCTTCTTGAGCTCTGGATGCAGGTAATTCAGAAGACAGGCCTTAAAATCAGGACAAAGGAAAAGATGACAGATATAAAGCAGGATGATGACGGTTACAAGATCTTTACAACTAAAGGTGAGTATCTGTCAAGAACTATTGTCCTGGCTATCGGGCGTCGCGGCACACCTCGAAAACTCGCGGTTCCAGGCGAGAATCTCCCCAAGGTGTCATACCGGCTGCTGGATGCTGAACAGCATAAGAACCAGCATTTACTTGTGGTAGGTGGCGGTGACAGTGCGGTAGAGGCCGCTATGGCCCTTTCTGATCAGCCTGGCAACAAAGTCATCCTGTCGTACAGGGGTGAGGCATTTGGACGTATCAAGCCGATGAACAAAGAACGTTTGGACCAGAGGGTGGGGAAGAAATCCATTGAAGTAATCCTGAATTCCAACGTCAAAGAGATTAGTGAGAAAATGATTAAAATCGCTGTTAAAGACGATATTAAAGAGATACGTAATGACTACGTATATATATTTGCAGGCGGTGAGCTCCCCAATGAATTCCTGAGCAAGATCGGCGTACGTATTGACAAGAGATTCGGCACATAG